In Planctomycetia bacterium, the sequence GCAAACGCAAGCCACGCACCAAGGAAGCATGTGATCAACTCTGCGGCCAGTGCCTCGACTGGTTCTCGCCTAATGAATGCGCCAACTACCTCCGACATGCAGGATATGCGCCGCAAGAATGGAACTGAAAATGCTCTAGATTACGTGATTCAGCATTCTGTCAAGGGGTTATGAATAACAGCTTTGAAGATCAATTCGAAAAAAGAACCCACGACATATGTCGTGGGTTTTTCTTATGCGAAAGATAGCTTAACTCGTCGCGCCGCCAGCAGCCGGGCGGGGTCGAACGCGTTTGTTCACATCGATCTCCAGCACGCCGTAGGTGGTTTCATACTGCTGGATGGTAGCGCCCAGAAGCTGGAACAGACGTTTGGCAGTGAAGTAGTTCACCACGATGCGGTGGGTCAGCTTGACCGGTTCACTGGGATTGGGAGCCATCTGGGTGTTAAGGCCGAAGTCAAGAATGAGTTCTTCGGGCATGAAAGTTACGCGAGCAAAGTTCGCGTAAGTTGCAGAAAGGTGGCTGGTATCAGTCGGGTATTCCATGCGAGCTGGTTGCTGACCCTGCGGGTTTCCAGTAGCGGGTGCTTCGGCGCCCATCGAGTATCTCCTGTGTGAGTGTTAGCCTTGAAAATCCTAGCCAGTCGCTTCTCAGAGTGTTCCCTTCCGACGAAGTTCAGCTAGACCGTGTGAGTATAAGTAGCATATTCACAACTGA encodes:
- a CDS encoding DUF3467 domain-containing protein; this translates as MGAEAPATGNPQGQQPARMEYPTDTSHLSATYANFARVTFMPEELILDFGLNTQMAPNPSEPVKLTHRIVVNYFTAKRLFQLLGATIQQYETTYGVLEIDVNKRVRPRPAAGGATS